The proteins below come from a single Caulobacter segnis ATCC 21756 genomic window:
- a CDS encoding glycoside hydrolase family 43 protein produces the protein MAKVFGRAMLAATLALVAGTGLAQAQVWRSDAGDGTYRNPPLNADYPDPDIIRVGEDFYFASTTFVNAPGLTILHSKDLVNWDIAGHVMPRLTGNPKYDLADGGDYRHGVYAPSLRYHKGRFHIAVTPVGRPTRIYSAADVRGPWTMHELDREAFDPALFIDDDGKAYMATSIGSDGTITLLTLDDDLTTVTSAQKIHYIKGAEGSKLIKRDGWYYIFNSIPRRLGMTVSRARSLTGPWETRDQIDDKTGGHQGALVDLPGGGWYGFVMLDAGAIGRVTNISPVFWQDGWPVWGTPEAPGRVPATAAKPILGKPFVEPPSSDDFGKPTLGRQWQWNHNPDDRRWSLKARPGYLRLKATQAPEFWSARNTLVQKGQGPRSRAVAKVDARGLAVGDACGLGTFGKFSSQIVLTRTAQGHGELGARLIESTQTGPVTTPRGAAVSVPLKDLWLSVEMDFTTDKSALAYSLDGKAWTALPGEFPLAYDWRTGTFQGEQYGLFCYNPKGGEGRLDVDSFTLSKP, from the coding sequence ATGGCCAAGGTTTTCGGACGCGCCATGCTGGCCGCGACCCTCGCGCTGGTCGCGGGGACCGGCTTGGCTCAGGCTCAGGTCTGGCGCTCGGACGCCGGCGACGGGACCTACCGCAATCCGCCGCTCAACGCCGACTATCCCGATCCCGACATCATCCGGGTCGGCGAGGACTTCTATTTCGCCTCGACCACCTTCGTGAACGCGCCGGGCCTGACGATCCTGCATTCCAAGGACCTGGTGAACTGGGACATCGCCGGCCACGTGATGCCGAGGCTGACCGGCAATCCCAAATACGACCTGGCCGACGGCGGCGACTATCGTCACGGCGTCTACGCCCCGAGCCTGCGCTATCACAAGGGCCGCTTCCACATCGCGGTCACGCCGGTGGGGCGCCCGACGCGTATCTATTCGGCGGCCGACGTGCGCGGCCCTTGGACGATGCACGAGCTCGATCGCGAGGCCTTCGACCCGGCGCTGTTCATCGACGACGACGGCAAGGCCTATATGGCCACATCGATCGGGTCGGACGGGACGATCACGCTGCTCACCCTCGACGATGACCTGACCACCGTCACCAGCGCCCAGAAGATCCACTACATCAAGGGCGCCGAAGGCTCGAAGCTGATCAAGCGCGACGGCTGGTACTACATCTTCAATTCTATTCCCCGACGCCTGGGGATGACGGTGTCGCGGGCGCGGTCGCTGACCGGACCTTGGGAGACCCGCGACCAGATCGACGACAAGACCGGCGGCCACCAGGGCGCCCTGGTCGATCTGCCCGGCGGCGGCTGGTACGGGTTTGTCATGCTGGACGCGGGCGCGATCGGCCGCGTGACCAATATCAGCCCCGTCTTCTGGCAGGACGGCTGGCCGGTGTGGGGCACGCCCGAAGCGCCGGGGCGCGTCCCCGCGACCGCCGCCAAGCCGATCTTGGGCAAGCCGTTCGTCGAGCCGCCCAGCTCCGACGACTTCGGCAAGCCGACGCTGGGTCGGCAATGGCAGTGGAACCACAATCCCGACGACCGCCGCTGGTCGCTCAAGGCGCGTCCCGGCTATCTGCGGCTGAAGGCCACCCAGGCCCCGGAGTTCTGGAGCGCGCGCAACACGCTGGTCCAGAAAGGGCAGGGGCCTAGGAGCCGCGCCGTGGCGAAGGTGGACGCGCGCGGCCTTGCCGTCGGGGACGCCTGCGGCCTTGGCACGTTCGGCAAGTTTTCGAGCCAGATCGTCTTGACCCGCACCGCGCAGGGCCACGGCGAACTCGGCGCGCGCCTGATCGAGAGCACCCAGACCGGCCCCGTCACGACACCGCGCGGCGCGGCCGTCTCGGTTCCGTTGAAGGACCTCTGGCTATCGGTCGAGATGGACTTCACCACCGACAAGTCCGCCCTGGCCTACAGCCTGGACGGCAAGGCCTGGACCGCGCTGCCGGGCGAGTTCCCGCTGGCCTATGACTGGCGTACGGGCACGTTCCAAGGCGAGCAGTACGGGCTGTTCTGCTACAACCCGAAGGGCGGAGAAGGCCGACTGGACGTCGACAGCTTCACGCTGTCCAAGCCCTAA
- a CDS encoding FadR/GntR family transcriptional regulator has protein sequence MPTEEPETKSIPKSTRGSGRRLRGAVAHYLGTAIVSGQIAPGEKLTGEIANAEALDVSRSAYREAVQVLTAKGLVESRPKAGTRVLPRSRWNVLDPTVLAWAFSASEPDVSFVRDLFELRSVVEPAAARFAAERRDKDDIKAMKDALAGMRRHTLATEAGRAADRAFHDALLRATHNDAMIALSASISAAVSWTTEFKQRSRALPRDPVPDHAKVCDAIAAGDPEAASAAMRTLVELALEDTRSAM, from the coding sequence ATGCCGACCGAAGAGCCTGAGACCAAGTCGATCCCAAAGTCGACGAGAGGCTCTGGTCGGCGTCTGCGCGGCGCGGTCGCGCACTATCTCGGCACGGCCATCGTGTCCGGTCAGATCGCGCCGGGCGAGAAGCTGACGGGCGAGATCGCCAACGCTGAAGCCCTTGACGTGTCGCGCAGCGCCTATCGGGAGGCGGTTCAGGTCCTGACCGCCAAGGGGCTGGTGGAGAGCCGGCCGAAAGCCGGCACGCGGGTGCTTCCGCGCAGCCGCTGGAATGTCCTGGACCCGACCGTTTTGGCCTGGGCCTTCTCCGCCAGCGAGCCGGACGTGAGCTTTGTGCGGGACCTCTTCGAACTGCGATCGGTTGTTGAGCCCGCCGCGGCCCGCTTCGCCGCCGAGCGTCGCGACAAGGACGACATCAAGGCGATGAAGGACGCCCTCGCCGGGATGCGCCGCCACACCTTGGCGACGGAGGCCGGTCGCGCGGCCGACCGGGCCTTCCACGACGCCCTGCTGCGCGCCACGCATAACGACGCGATGATCGCGCTCAGCGCCAGCATCAGCGCCGCGGTCAGTTGGACGACGGAGTTCAAGCAGCGTTCGCGCGCCCTGCCCCGCGACCCGGTGCCCGATCACGCCAAGGTCTGCGACGCCATCGCCGCCGGCGATCCCGAGGCCGCCAGCGCCGCGATGCGGACCCTGGTCGAGCTGGCGCTCGAGGACACCCGCTCGGCGATGTGA
- a CDS encoding alpha-N-arabinofuranosidase, which produces MFRFARPLAVSAMALMLATPALAQTKADAPIPLRVEAATPGAKIDRHIFGQFAEHLGTGIYGGVWVGKDSTIPNVRGIRKDVVEALRAIKVPNVRWPGGCFADEYHWRHGIGPAEARRKTINSNWGGAVEPNTFGTDEFMDFVDQIGSEAYVSVNVGSGTVQEAAEWVEYMTADPATTAGKERAANGHPAPYKVKFLGLGNESWSCGGAMRPEYYADEMKRYARFVRNYNPKQTGAEAMQRIAVGPNQADPAYTEAVMAAYKSHDWAWSLEGLSLHSYTTGGWPPSYSSTKFDETAYAKLLKETLGMDDLITKHSAIMDKYDPEKKVTLAVDEWGVWLAPLEGTNPGFLVQQNSLRDAIVAALNLNIFARHADRVRITNIAQMVNVLQAMILTDKDKMVLTPTYHVYKMYLPFQDATFVPVSLDKGVYTQGDITLPRVDAIAARDTQGKLWLAVTNLDPVRAAKISANVAGAKSASAKGQILTAARVDSINTFEAPGVVVPKPYMAKAGAKGLDLDIPAKSIVVVQLEP; this is translated from the coding sequence ATGTTCCGATTTGCCCGGCCGCTGGCCGTCTCCGCCATGGCTTTGATGCTGGCCACGCCGGCGCTCGCCCAAACCAAGGCCGACGCGCCGATCCCGCTGCGCGTCGAGGCGGCGACGCCCGGAGCCAAGATCGATCGTCACATCTTCGGCCAGTTCGCCGAGCATCTGGGAACGGGCATCTACGGTGGCGTCTGGGTCGGCAAGGACTCGACGATCCCCAACGTCCGCGGCATCCGCAAGGACGTCGTCGAAGCCCTTCGCGCCATCAAGGTGCCGAACGTGCGCTGGCCCGGCGGCTGTTTCGCCGACGAGTATCACTGGCGTCACGGGATCGGCCCGGCGGAGGCCCGGCGCAAGACGATCAATTCGAACTGGGGCGGCGCGGTCGAGCCCAACACCTTCGGCACCGACGAGTTCATGGACTTCGTCGACCAGATCGGCAGCGAGGCCTATGTCTCGGTCAATGTCGGCTCGGGCACGGTCCAGGAGGCGGCTGAATGGGTCGAGTACATGACCGCCGATCCGGCGACGACCGCTGGCAAGGAGCGCGCGGCGAACGGCCACCCGGCCCCTTACAAGGTCAAGTTCCTGGGGCTGGGCAACGAGAGCTGGAGCTGCGGCGGGGCCATGCGCCCCGAGTACTACGCCGACGAGATGAAGCGCTACGCCCGCTTCGTCCGCAACTATAATCCCAAGCAGACCGGCGCCGAGGCGATGCAGCGCATCGCGGTAGGCCCCAACCAAGCGGACCCGGCCTACACCGAGGCGGTGATGGCCGCCTACAAGTCGCACGACTGGGCCTGGAGCCTCGAAGGCCTGTCGCTTCACTCGTACACCACGGGCGGCTGGCCGCCGTCCTATTCCAGCACCAAGTTCGACGAGACCGCCTACGCCAAGCTCCTGAAGGAGACGCTGGGCATGGACGACCTGATCACCAAGCACTCGGCGATCATGGACAAGTACGATCCGGAGAAGAAGGTCACGCTGGCCGTCGACGAATGGGGCGTCTGGCTGGCGCCGCTGGAGGGCACCAATCCGGGCTTCCTGGTCCAGCAGAACTCGCTGCGGGACGCCATCGTCGCCGCCCTGAACCTGAACATCTTCGCGCGTCACGCCGATCGGGTGCGGATCACCAACATCGCCCAGATGGTCAACGTCCTGCAGGCCATGATCCTGACCGACAAGGACAAGATGGTGCTGACCCCGACCTACCACGTCTACAAGATGTACCTGCCCTTCCAGGACGCGACCTTCGTCCCTGTCAGCCTGGACAAGGGGGTCTATACCCAGGGGGACATCACCCTGCCCCGGGTCGACGCGATCGCGGCCCGCGATACGCAGGGCAAGCTGTGGCTGGCGGTGACCAACCTTGACCCCGTTCGCGCGGCGAAGATCTCAGCGAACGTCGCGGGCGCCAAGAGCGCCTCGGCCAAGGGTCAGATCCTGACCGCGGCCCGGGTTGATTCCATCAATACGTTCGAGGCGCCGGGCGTGGTCGTTCCTAAGCCCTATATGGCCAAGGCCGGCGCCAAGGGGCTCGACCTCGACATTCCCGCCAAGTCCATCGTTGTCGTCCAGCTTGAGCCGTAA
- a CDS encoding TonB-dependent receptor plug domain-containing protein: MRATGMNHSRAPFEPAQIQTDTVASARSPGKLRGQALMSAGAGALMSMLIAGPALAQSAPAKPPSPSDDAVVSEIVVTGTRIQTTGFTAPTPTSVIGEAQIQNNAQPNVFATIVQLPSLQGSSGSATNTFSTSSGQQGLSSFSLRGLGTIRTLTLLDGQRVVGAYYTGVTDVSLFPQLLIQRVDVVNGGASASYGSDAVGGVVNFITDTRFTGLKGNVQGGISKYDDNEQGLVQLAGGRSFAGDRVHLVGSVEWAKENGVGPGDFGLDLAGDRHWFTQTTMINRNVIDDKSPQYLMRDYAQPYAYTKYGLITAGPLQGIAFDQSGQPFQFQYGSGGVPSKTAGGAVLGCLPGFCVGGDLSGNVDSGRTLQSAIERRVGYGRIGYDFAENNEAYVAFNLGQVKTSNQPVNGMNRTGLTLQCANPYLPTSVRDACATAGITSFQFGTSNALLPNTKVHTDRRMHRIVAGLKGKFAAFNSDWSYDAYYEHGVNKTAIDVDHILLTPHFNQAIQAITLNGAIVCADPVARANGCQPLNIFGGKPPSAAALEYVQPAAGPFQRLRMTQDVASLNFSGAPVDLWAGPLSVAFGAEYRREFYTVRADPYGAGIADRSPNSGAYPADPLMSSLGNNWHAGNYKNGDGVYNVKEAFLEIDLPLFDNDAAGRANFNAAARVTDYSTSGTIWTWKAGGTWDTPIDGLRFRGVTSRDVRAPNLSELFAAPVTTTLPNFFDPANNRNVVAIQNAVGNPDLTPEIARNSQIGVVLANPSWLPGFSASFDYYKIKVDDVVSSLGAAQIVDYCFRNILPQTCGAYNLNNTTGPNYINVQSFNLASIKTSGFDIEASYRWRQPLGLSGNFTLRALATHIREFWTDTGLPGTVPVDSAGVNQGNTPKWKWLAIQSYETDRFSIMLQERWFTDGNYGNQYVVCAPGTCPVSTANAPTIDKNFMPGAFYMDVGGTYTIRPDVTAYFKVDNLFDRDPAKSPNYANPALYDIIGRMYRAGVRFKF; the protein is encoded by the coding sequence ATGCGTGCCACGGGCATGAACCATTCGCGCGCGCCGTTTGAGCCGGCGCAGATCCAAACAGACACAGTCGCCTCCGCGCGCTCGCCCGGAAAGCTGCGGGGGCAGGCGCTGATGTCGGCGGGCGCGGGCGCGCTGATGTCGATGTTGATCGCCGGACCGGCGCTGGCGCAGTCCGCGCCCGCCAAGCCCCCCTCCCCGAGCGACGACGCCGTCGTCAGCGAAATTGTCGTCACTGGCACGCGGATCCAGACCACCGGCTTCACCGCGCCGACTCCGACCAGCGTGATCGGCGAAGCGCAGATCCAGAACAACGCCCAGCCCAACGTCTTCGCCACCATCGTCCAGCTGCCGTCGCTGCAGGGGTCGAGCGGCTCGGCGACGAACACCTTCAGCACGTCGAGCGGCCAGCAGGGCCTGAGCTCGTTCTCGCTGCGGGGCCTGGGCACCATCCGCACCCTGACCCTGCTGGATGGCCAGCGCGTGGTCGGCGCCTACTACACCGGCGTCACCGACGTCAGCCTGTTCCCGCAACTGCTGATTCAGCGCGTGGACGTCGTGAACGGCGGCGCTTCGGCCTCTTACGGCTCCGACGCGGTGGGCGGCGTCGTCAACTTCATCACCGACACCCGCTTCACCGGCCTGAAGGGCAACGTGCAGGGCGGCATTTCGAAGTACGACGACAACGAGCAGGGTTTGGTGCAGCTCGCCGGCGGCCGCAGCTTCGCCGGTGACCGTGTCCACCTGGTCGGCAGCGTCGAGTGGGCCAAGGAAAACGGCGTCGGCCCGGGCGATTTTGGCCTGGACCTGGCGGGCGATCGCCACTGGTTCACCCAGACGACGATGATCAACCGCAACGTCATCGACGACAAGTCGCCGCAGTATCTGATGCGCGACTACGCCCAGCCCTACGCCTACACCAAGTACGGCCTGATCACGGCCGGCCCGCTGCAGGGCATCGCCTTCGACCAGAGCGGCCAACCCTTCCAGTTCCAGTACGGCTCGGGCGGCGTGCCGTCCAAGACCGCGGGCGGCGCGGTCCTGGGCTGCCTGCCCGGCTTCTGCGTCGGCGGCGACCTGTCAGGCAATGTCGACAGCGGCCGTACGCTGCAGTCGGCGATCGAACGCAGGGTCGGCTACGGCCGCATCGGCTATGACTTCGCCGAGAACAACGAGGCCTACGTCGCGTTCAACCTGGGCCAGGTCAAGACCAGCAATCAGCCCGTCAACGGCATGAACCGGACCGGCCTGACGCTGCAGTGCGCCAACCCGTACCTGCCCACCTCGGTGCGCGATGCGTGTGCGACCGCCGGGATCACCAGCTTCCAGTTCGGCACCAGCAACGCGCTACTGCCCAACACCAAGGTCCACACCGACCGCCGCATGCACCGCATCGTCGCCGGCCTGAAGGGCAAGTTCGCCGCGTTCAATTCCGACTGGTCGTATGACGCCTACTACGAGCATGGGGTCAACAAGACCGCCATCGACGTCGACCACATCCTGCTGACGCCGCACTTCAACCAGGCGATCCAGGCCATCACTCTGAACGGCGCCATCGTCTGCGCCGATCCGGTGGCCCGCGCCAATGGCTGCCAGCCGCTGAACATCTTCGGCGGCAAGCCGCCCTCGGCCGCGGCGCTTGAATATGTCCAGCCCGCCGCCGGTCCGTTCCAGCGCCTGCGCATGACCCAGGACGTGGCCAGCCTGAACTTCTCGGGCGCGCCGGTCGACCTGTGGGCCGGCCCGCTGTCGGTGGCCTTCGGCGCGGAATATCGCCGGGAGTTCTACACCGTCCGCGCCGACCCCTACGGCGCCGGCATCGCCGATCGCAGCCCCAACAGCGGCGCCTATCCGGCCGATCCGCTGATGTCGTCGCTGGGCAACAACTGGCACGCGGGGAACTACAAGAACGGCGACGGGGTCTACAACGTCAAGGAAGCCTTCCTGGAAATCGACCTGCCGCTGTTCGACAACGACGCGGCCGGTCGCGCCAACTTCAACGCCGCGGCGCGGGTCACCGACTACAGCACCTCGGGCACGATCTGGACCTGGAAGGCTGGCGGCACCTGGGACACCCCGATCGACGGCCTGCGCTTCCGCGGCGTGACCTCGCGCGACGTCCGTGCGCCCAACCTGTCGGAATTGTTCGCCGCGCCCGTCACCACGACCCTGCCGAACTTCTTCGACCCGGCGAACAACCGGAACGTGGTGGCGATCCAGAACGCCGTCGGCAACCCGGACTTGACGCCGGAGATCGCGCGCAACTCCCAGATCGGCGTCGTGCTGGCCAATCCGTCGTGGCTGCCTGGCTTCAGCGCGTCGTTCGACTACTACAAGATCAAGGTCGACGACGTCGTCTCCAGCCTGGGCGCGGCGCAGATCGTCGACTACTGCTTCCGCAACATTCTGCCCCAGACCTGCGGCGCCTATAACCTCAACAACACCACCGGCCCGAACTACATCAACGTCCAGTCCTTCAACCTGGCGTCGATCAAGACCAGCGGGTTCGACATCGAGGCCAGCTATCGCTGGCGCCAGCCGCTGGGTCTCTCCGGCAACTTCACCCTGCGGGCCCTGGCCACCCACATCCGGGAATTCTGGACCGACACCGGCCTACCCGGCACCGTTCCGGTCGACTCCGCGGGCGTGAACCAAGGCAACACTCCCAAATGGAAGTGGCTGGCTATCCAGAGCTACGAGACCGATCGCTTCAGCATCATGCTGCAGGAGCGTTGGTTCACCGACGGCAACTACGGCAACCAGTACGTCGTCTGCGCCCCGGGAACCTGCCCGGTCTCGACGGCCAACGCTCCGACGATCGACAAGAACTTCATGCCTGGCGCATTCTACATGGATGTGGGCGGCACCTATACCATCCGCCCGGACGTGACCGCCTACTTCAAGGTCGACAACCTGTTCGATCGTGATCCGGCCAAGTCGCCGAACTACGCCAACCCGGCGCTCTACGACATCATCGGCCGGATGTACCGGGCCGGCGTCCGCTTCAAGTTCTAG
- a CDS encoding LacI family DNA-binding transcriptional regulator — protein MARNSGAIRGPTIIDVAAQAGVSPMTVSRVINDRPGVGPETRQAVNEAIRALGYTPNVAARSLVTSAELRIGVVYSNPSAAFMSDFLTGVFEEASIRGARLILLKGGEGGRPPSAADLKALVASGIRGVILAPPLGESPVVLRALAKAGLPMAAVGAYGVKDAISVRIDDRRAAYEMTQALIQLGHRHLGFIVGNPNQAASAQRMAGFQDAVRETPGATTIIAQGDFSFASGLAAAEELLDATPPPTAIFASNDDMAAAVVSVAHRRHLDVPRELTVVGFDDTPAAVTLWPPLTTVHQPVRKLAAEALGRLTAEIAKTTPDGQSGCEHVLDHEIVARQSTAALPTA, from the coding sequence TTGGCTAGGAATTCGGGAGCCATTCGCGGTCCCACGATCATCGACGTCGCGGCCCAGGCCGGCGTGTCGCCCATGACGGTGTCGCGGGTCATCAACGACCGTCCCGGCGTTGGTCCGGAGACCCGCCAGGCGGTCAACGAGGCCATCCGCGCGCTGGGCTACACGCCGAATGTCGCCGCGCGCAGCTTGGTGACGTCGGCCGAACTGCGGATCGGAGTCGTCTACTCCAACCCCAGCGCCGCCTTCATGAGCGACTTCCTGACCGGCGTCTTCGAGGAGGCCTCCATCCGAGGCGCCCGCCTCATCCTGCTCAAGGGCGGCGAAGGCGGTCGACCGCCCAGCGCCGCGGACCTTAAGGCGCTCGTGGCGTCTGGCATTCGTGGGGTGATCCTGGCGCCGCCGCTGGGCGAGTCACCCGTCGTGCTGCGCGCGCTGGCGAAGGCTGGCCTGCCGATGGCCGCCGTGGGCGCCTATGGCGTCAAGGACGCGATCTCCGTACGGATCGATGATCGCCGCGCCGCCTACGAGATGACGCAAGCGTTGATCCAACTGGGCCACCGGCATCTTGGCTTCATCGTCGGCAATCCCAACCAGGCGGCCAGCGCTCAGCGCATGGCGGGCTTCCAGGACGCCGTGCGCGAAACCCCTGGCGCGACCACGATCATCGCTCAGGGAGACTTCAGCTTCGCCTCGGGCCTCGCCGCCGCCGAGGAATTGCTCGACGCCACGCCGCCGCCGACGGCGATCTTCGCCAGCAATGACGACATGGCGGCCGCGGTTGTTTCGGTCGCGCACCGCCGCCATCTGGACGTGCCGCGCGAGCTCACCGTGGTCGGATTCGACGACACGCCGGCGGCCGTCACCCTTTGGCCGCCGCTGACCACGGTGCATCAACCGGTGCGCAAACTGGCGGCCGAAGCGCTTGGACGCCTGACGGCCGAGATCGCCAAGACCACGCCGGACGGCCAGAGCGGCTGCGAGCACGTGCTGGATCACGAGATCGTCGCGCGTCAGTCGACGGCTGCTTTGCCGACCGCCTAG
- a CDS encoding LLM class flavin-dependent oxidoreductase, with the protein MTDQRQLKLGFILHGVGPGWGDWRHPDAQPNASTNFQFYKRQAQVAEAGKFDFLFVADSVYITEKSSPHYLNRFEPLTILSALAGATNNIGLVGTLTVSYSEPFNVARQFASLDHISGGRAGWNVVTSWLEGSAANYSREKHYAHDVRYRLAGEYLDVVQGLWDSWEDDALTFDKKGGQFFDPAKLHTLNHKGEFFSVKGPLNISRSPQGQPVIFQAGASEDGKAFAARRADAIFVSHEDLDAAQAYYKDIKARAAAFGRDPDQLHVLPAARPVVGRTAEEAEAKYQELIELVSIDNALSSLARPFNEYDFTQHDLDGPFPLEAAEFGANSNQSAVNRIVEAVKAEDLTLRQTALRFATPRGHFVGSTEQVADNLQQWFEERGADGFVLFESLPGQLEAFVELVVPILQQRGLFRTDYEGSTFRESLGLDFPVNRYSRALQAAE; encoded by the coding sequence ATGACTGACCAACGTCAACTCAAACTCGGCTTCATCCTGCACGGCGTCGGCCCCGGCTGGGGCGACTGGCGTCACCCGGACGCCCAGCCCAACGCCAGCACGAACTTCCAGTTCTACAAACGCCAGGCCCAGGTGGCCGAGGCCGGGAAGTTCGACTTCCTGTTCGTGGCCGACAGCGTCTACATCACCGAAAAGTCCAGCCCGCACTACCTGAACCGCTTCGAGCCGCTGACGATCCTGTCGGCCCTGGCGGGCGCGACCAACAACATCGGCCTCGTGGGCACCCTGACGGTCAGCTACAGCGAGCCGTTTAACGTCGCCCGCCAATTCGCCTCGCTCGATCACATCAGCGGCGGCCGCGCGGGCTGGAACGTCGTCACCTCGTGGCTGGAAGGCAGCGCGGCCAACTACAGCCGCGAGAAACACTACGCCCACGACGTCCGCTACCGCCTGGCCGGCGAGTACCTCGATGTCGTGCAGGGGCTTTGGGACTCCTGGGAGGACGACGCCCTGACCTTCGACAAGAAGGGCGGCCAGTTCTTCGATCCGGCCAAGCTGCACACCCTGAACCACAAGGGCGAGTTCTTCTCGGTGAAGGGCCCGCTGAACATCAGCCGCTCGCCCCAGGGCCAGCCGGTGATCTTCCAGGCTGGCGCGTCCGAGGACGGCAAGGCCTTCGCCGCCCGCCGGGCTGACGCGATCTTCGTCTCGCACGAGGATCTCGACGCCGCCCAGGCCTACTACAAGGACATCAAGGCTCGGGCGGCGGCCTTTGGGCGCGATCCCGATCAGTTGCACGTATTGCCCGCCGCGCGGCCCGTTGTCGGACGCACGGCCGAGGAGGCCGAGGCCAAGTATCAGGAGCTGATCGAGCTGGTTTCGATCGACAACGCGCTGTCGTCGCTGGCGCGCCCGTTCAACGAGTACGATTTCACCCAGCATGACCTCGACGGTCCGTTCCCGCTGGAAGCCGCCGAGTTCGGGGCCAACTCCAACCAGAGCGCTGTCAATCGGATCGTCGAGGCTGTGAAGGCCGAGGACCTGACGCTGCGCCAAACGGCCCTGCGCTTCGCGACGCCCCGCGGCCATTTCGTCGGCTCGACGGAACAGGTCGCCGACAACCTGCAGCAATGGTTCGAAGAACGCGGCGCCGACGGCTTCGTGCTGTTCGAGAGCCTGCCGGGCCAGCTTGAGGCCTTTGTCGAACTGGTCGTGCCGATCCTGCAGCAGAGGGGGCTGTTCCGCACCGACTACGAAGGCTCGACCTTCCGCGAGAGCCTGGGCCTGGATTTCCCGGTCAACCGGTATTCGAGGGCGCTACAAGCCGCGGAATAA
- a CDS encoding peroxiredoxin-like family protein, whose protein sequence is MSKSLKERLADLHAERERTWDPAALKINVDQRRTLVETADPTRWVQVGQRLAPFVLKDVEGGDLSLERLLERGPAVLVFFRFAGCPACNIALPYYEERLAPALRDLGATLVAVSPQVPERLVDIKVRHGLSFKVASDLGNDLSRQFGVLYTADEASQAAQRAKGAFIGETTGTGTWELPQPAVVVIDHERVVRFVDVSPDWLVRTEAEPVLEAVRDITLVPAE, encoded by the coding sequence ATGAGCAAGAGCCTGAAGGAACGCCTGGCCGATCTCCACGCCGAACGCGAGCGCACCTGGGATCCGGCCGCCTTGAAGATCAATGTCGACCAGCGGCGCACGCTGGTGGAGACCGCCGATCCGACGCGTTGGGTCCAGGTCGGTCAGCGTCTCGCCCCCTTCGTCCTGAAGGATGTCGAGGGCGGCGACCTGTCGCTGGAGCGCCTGCTGGAGCGCGGCCCGGCGGTGCTGGTGTTCTTCCGCTTCGCCGGCTGCCCGGCCTGCAACATCGCGCTGCCGTACTACGAAGAGCGTCTGGCGCCGGCCCTGCGCGATCTGGGGGCGACGCTGGTGGCCGTCAGCCCGCAGGTTCCCGAGCGGCTCGTGGACATCAAGGTCCGCCATGGCCTGAGCTTCAAGGTCGCCTCCGACCTCGGCAATGATCTCAGTCGCCAGTTCGGCGTCCTCTACACCGCGGACGAGGCCAGCCAGGCGGCCCAGCGCGCCAAGGGCGCCTTCATCGGAGAGACCACGGGCACCGGAACCTGGGAGCTGCCCCAGCCGGCCGTGGTCGTCATCGACCATGAGCGCGTCGTCCGCTTCGTCGACGTCAGCCCCGACTGGCTGGTCCGCACCGAGGCCGAGCCTGTGCTCGAGGCCGTTCGCGACATCACCCTGGTTCCCGCCGAATAG
- a CDS encoding 4Fe-4S dicluster domain-containing protein: protein MIEVVVEDRCTGCGDCVQACPSDVLRVGEGGKAVIAHQVDCQTCLLCELYCPADALFVWPEVDRVIGVGADQALASGQLGAFRRDHGWGEHAATHTNQHWRMGAIFERARLLAIETAAAKTARTEDVR, encoded by the coding sequence ATGATCGAAGTCGTCGTCGAGGACCGCTGCACCGGCTGTGGCGACTGCGTCCAGGCCTGCCCCAGCGACGTGCTGCGGGTGGGAGAGGGCGGCAAGGCGGTGATCGCCCATCAGGTCGACTGCCAGACCTGCCTGCTCTGCGAGCTCTATTGTCCAGCCGACGCCCTGTTCGTCTGGCCCGAGGTCGATCGGGTCATCGGCGTCGGCGCCGACCAGGCCCTGGCCTCCGGACAGCTGGGCGCCTTCCGCCGCGACCACGGCTGGGGCGAGCACGCCGCCACCCACACCAACCAACACTGGCGGATGGGAGCGATCTTCGAGCGCGCTCGCCTGCTGGCGATCGAAACCGCCGCCGCCAAGACCGCTCGCACCGAGGATGTCCGATGA